The Pseudomonas azadiae genome contains a region encoding:
- a CDS encoding DUF1329 domain-containing protein: MRKIFAVMALSLLAANVMAAVSPDEAAKLGTTLTPVGAEKAGNADGSIPAWTGGIPKNAGAVDSKGFLADPFASEKPLFVITAATVDKYKDKLSDGQVAMFKRYPETYKIPVYPTHRTVNLPPDIYESIKRSALNVKAINDGNGLENFTGNRYYAFPIPKNGVEVLWNHITRYHGGNLRRIITQATPQTNGSYTPIRFEEEVAVPQLIPDMDPAKGANVLTFFKQSVTAPARLAGNVLLVHETLDQVKEPRLAWIYNAGQRRVRRAPQVAYDGPGTASDGLRTSDNFDMFSGAPDRYDWKLVGKKEIYIPYNSYKLDQPTLKYDDIIKAGHINQDLTRYELHRVWEVVGTVKPSERHIYAKRHMYIDEDSWQVALVDHYDGRGQLWRVAEGHAQFYYNHQTPAYTVETLYDIIAGRYLALGMKNEEKSSFVFGFNARAADYTPAALRASGVR, from the coding sequence ATGCGTAAGATATTTGCGGTAATGGCCCTCAGCCTGTTGGCAGCCAACGTAATGGCCGCTGTGTCGCCGGATGAGGCGGCCAAGCTGGGCACCACTTTGACCCCGGTGGGCGCCGAAAAAGCCGGTAACGCCGATGGCTCGATCCCGGCCTGGACCGGCGGCATCCCGAAAAACGCCGGCGCGGTGGACAGCAAAGGCTTTCTCGCCGACCCGTTTGCCAGTGAAAAGCCGCTGTTCGTGATCACCGCGGCCACGGTCGACAAATACAAGGACAAACTCTCCGACGGCCAGGTCGCGATGTTCAAGCGCTACCCCGAGACCTACAAGATCCCGGTCTACCCGACCCACCGCACGGTCAACCTGCCGCCGGACATCTACGAGTCGATCAAGCGCAGCGCGCTGAACGTCAAGGCGATCAACGACGGCAACGGCCTGGAAAACTTCACCGGCAACCGCTACTACGCCTTCCCGATTCCGAAGAATGGCGTGGAGGTGCTGTGGAACCACATCACCCGCTACCACGGGGGCAACCTGCGCCGCATCATCACCCAAGCCACGCCTCAGACCAACGGCAGCTACACGCCGATCCGTTTCGAGGAAGAAGTGGCGGTGCCCCAGCTGATCCCGGACATGGACCCGGCCAAGGGCGCCAACGTGCTGACCTTCTTCAAGCAGTCAGTGACCGCGCCGGCGCGCCTGGCGGGCAACGTGCTGCTGGTGCATGAAACCCTCGACCAGGTGAAGGAGCCGCGCCTGGCGTGGATCTACAACGCCGGCCAGCGTCGCGTACGTCGTGCACCGCAAGTGGCCTATGACGGGCCGGGCACCGCGTCCGATGGCCTGCGCACGTCCGACAACTTCGACATGTTCTCCGGCGCCCCGGACCGCTACGACTGGAAGCTGGTGGGCAAGAAGGAAATCTACATCCCCTACAACAGCTACAAGCTCGACCAGCCGACGCTCAAGTATGACGACATCATCAAGGCCGGCCACATCAACCAGGACCTGACCCGCTATGAGCTGCACCGCGTGTGGGAAGTGGTGGGCACCGTCAAGCCGAGCGAGCGGCATATCTACGCCAAGCGCCACATGTACATCGACGAAGACAGCTGGCAGGTGGCCCTGGTGGATCACTACGATGGCCGTGGCCAGTTGTGGCGGGTTGCCGAAGGTCATGCGCAGTTCTACTACAACCACCAGACCCCGGCCTACACCGTGGAAACCCTGTACGACATCATTGCCGGCCGTTACCTCGCGTTGGGCATGAAGAACGAAGAGAAGAGCAGCTTTGTGTTCGGCTTCAATGCCCGGGCGGCGGACTACACCCCGGCGGCATTGAGGGCCTCCGGCGTTCGCTGA
- a CDS encoding DUF1302 domain-containing protein — protein MTKTTMRAIFKPQALAAAVALGCCAQAQAVSFNIGEIEGQFDSSLSVGSSWGMRDADKKLVSTVNGGTGQASTGDDGRLNFKKGETFSKIFKGLHDLELKYGDTGVFVRGKYWYDFELKDEDREFKPISDHNRKEGAKSSGAQILDAFVYHNYSLGDLPGTVRAGKQVVSWGESTFIGNSINSINPIDVSAFRRPGAEIKEGLIPVNMLFASQGLTNQLTVEGFYQLEWDQTVLDNCGTFFGSDVAADGCTNNYTVGNPAIAPLQPVAAAFGQGFGVVNEGVIVRRAGDRDARDSGQFGTALRWLGDDTEYGLYFMNYHSRTPIVGTITNTTSLATLGAISGTANAIAPGSGAGLLQSLMLGRGQYYLDYPEDIRLFGASFSTTLPTGTAWTGEISYRPNAPVQLNTTDLTLALINPVAGQLASPIRSNFGSDNKGYRRKEITQIQSSMTQFFDQVLGAERLTLVGEAAIVHVGGLEDKSKLRYGRDSVYGAYGFQGDTDGFVTSTSWGYRARAILDYNNVIAGINLKPNLSWSHDVAGYGPNGLFNKGAKAISAGVDADYRNTYTASLSYTDFFGGDYNTLTDRDFLALSFGVNF, from the coding sequence ATGACAAAAACAACAATGCGCGCCATCTTCAAGCCACAGGCGCTGGCCGCTGCGGTTGCATTGGGTTGCTGTGCCCAGGCACAGGCTGTTTCATTCAACATTGGCGAGATCGAAGGGCAATTCGATTCCTCGCTGTCGGTCGGTTCGAGTTGGGGCATGCGCGATGCCGACAAGAAACTGGTGAGTACCGTCAATGGCGGTACCGGCCAAGCGTCCACCGGTGATGACGGGCGCTTGAATTTCAAGAAGGGCGAGACCTTCTCCAAGATCTTCAAGGGGCTGCATGACCTTGAATTGAAATACGGCGACACCGGCGTGTTTGTACGCGGCAAGTACTGGTACGACTTTGAACTCAAGGACGAAGACCGAGAGTTCAAGCCAATCAGCGACCACAACCGCAAGGAAGGCGCCAAATCCAGCGGTGCGCAGATCCTCGACGCCTTCGTGTATCACAACTACTCGCTGGGCGACCTGCCGGGCACCGTGCGCGCGGGCAAGCAGGTGGTGAGCTGGGGCGAAAGTACCTTCATCGGCAACTCCATCAACAGCATCAACCCCATCGACGTCTCGGCGTTTCGCCGCCCGGGTGCCGAAATCAAGGAAGGCCTGATCCCGGTGAACATGCTGTTCGCCTCCCAAGGCCTGACCAACCAACTGACCGTCGAGGGTTTCTACCAGCTGGAGTGGGACCAGACGGTGCTGGATAATTGCGGCACTTTTTTTGGCAGCGATGTGGCGGCGGATGGCTGCACCAATAACTACACGGTGGGTAACCCTGCGATCGCGCCGCTGCAACCAGTGGCCGCTGCGTTTGGCCAAGGGTTTGGCGTGGTCAACGAAGGGGTGATCGTGCGCCGCGCCGGCGACCGTGATGCCCGCGATTCAGGCCAGTTCGGCACGGCCTTGCGTTGGCTGGGGGACGACACGGAGTACGGCCTGTACTTCATGAACTACCACAGCCGTACGCCCATCGTGGGCACCATCACCAACACGACCAGCCTGGCTACGCTCGGCGCGATCTCCGGCACCGCCAACGCCATCGCGCCGGGCTCCGGTGCCGGCCTGCTCCAAAGCCTGATGCTCGGTCGCGGCCAGTACTACCTCGACTATCCGGAAGATATTCGTCTGTTCGGCGCCAGTTTTTCCACCACCCTGCCCACTGGGACAGCATGGACCGGGGAAATCAGCTACCGTCCGAATGCGCCGGTGCAATTGAACACTACCGACCTGACCCTGGCCCTGATCAATCCCGTCGCCGGCCAACTCGCCTCACCCATCCGCAGCAACTTCGGTTCCGACAATAAAGGCTACCGCCGTAAGGAAATCACCCAGATCCAAAGCAGCATGACCCAGTTCTTCGACCAGGTCCTGGGCGCCGAGCGCCTGACCCTGGTGGGCGAAGCGGCCATCGTGCACGTCGGCGGACTGGAAGATAAATCCAAGCTGCGCTACGGCCGCGACTCGGTGTATGGCGCCTATGGTTTCCAGGGCGATACCGACGGTTTTGTCACCTCCACCTCCTGGGGCTACCGCGCGCGGGCGATCCTGGACTACAACAACGTGATCGCCGGGATCAACCTCAAGCCCAACCTGTCCTGGTCCCACGACGTCGCCGGCTACGGCCCCAACGGCCTGTTCAACAAAGGCGCCAAGGCCATCAGCGCAGGTGTCGACGCGGACTACCGCAACACCTACACCGCCAGCCTCAGCTACACCGACTTTTTCGGCGGTGACTACAACACCCTGACCGACCGTGACTTCCTCGCCCTCAGCTTCGGCGTGAACTTCTGA
- a CDS encoding SDR family oxidoreductase, translating to MSESVQFQDKVVIVTGAGGGLGRAHALLFARHGAKVLVNDLGGSTQGEGASASAADRVVAEIREAGGIAEANHDSVTDGDKIVQNALDAFGRIDVVVNNAGILRDKTFHKMDDSDWDLVYRVHVEGAYKVTRAAWPHLREQSYGRVIFTASTSGIYGNFGQSNYGMAKLGLYGLTRTLALEGRKNNILVNAIAPTGATRMTEGLIPPHVFERLKPELVSPLVVYLGSEACQETSGLFEVGGGWIGKTRWERSLGVGFDPEAGFSPEDVAAHWQQICDFEGAAHPRDNIEALKEMMANLQKYSL from the coding sequence ATGAGTGAGTCAGTGCAGTTCCAGGATAAGGTCGTGATCGTCACCGGGGCTGGCGGCGGATTGGGCCGGGCCCATGCGCTGCTGTTCGCCCGGCATGGCGCCAAAGTACTGGTCAACGATCTGGGCGGCTCTACCCAGGGCGAAGGCGCGAGTGCCTCGGCCGCCGATCGGGTCGTGGCGGAAATTCGCGAAGCCGGCGGCATTGCCGAGGCCAACCATGACTCTGTCACCGACGGTGACAAGATCGTACAGAACGCCCTCGACGCTTTCGGCCGTATCGACGTGGTGGTCAACAACGCCGGCATCCTGCGCGACAAGACCTTTCACAAGATGGACGACAGCGACTGGGACCTGGTTTACCGGGTGCATGTCGAAGGCGCCTACAAAGTCACCCGCGCCGCCTGGCCCCACCTGCGCGAGCAAAGCTACGGCCGGGTGATCTTTACCGCGTCCACCTCAGGCATCTACGGCAACTTCGGCCAGTCCAACTACGGCATGGCCAAGCTCGGCCTGTATGGGCTGACACGCACCCTGGCGCTGGAAGGCCGCAAGAACAACATTCTGGTCAACGCGATTGCCCCCACCGGCGCGACACGCATGACCGAAGGCCTGATCCCGCCGCACGTGTTCGAACGCCTCAAGCCGGAGCTGGTCAGCCCGTTGGTGGTGTACCTGGGCAGCGAGGCGTGCCAGGAAACCTCAGGCCTGTTTGAAGTCGGCGGCGGCTGGATCGGCAAGACTCGCTGGGAGCGCAGCCTGGGCGTGGGCTTTGACCCCGAAGCCGGGTTCTCTCCCGAGGATGTGGCGGCGCATTGGCAGCAAATCTGCGATTTTGAAGGGGCCGCCCACCCCAGGGACAACATCGAGGCTTTGAAGGAGATGATGGCCAATTTGCAGAAATACAGCCTGTGA
- a CDS encoding alpha/beta fold hydrolase, with product MPLAEIPLSVWRKRSQALDFQGRTIRYWVAGQGEPLLLIHGFPTASWDWHYLWQPLAQRNLVIACDMLGFGDSAKPLDHGYCLLEQADLQQALLAHLRVEQPIHVLAHDYGDSVAQELLARHYEGRFHMASCVFLNGGLFPETHRPALMQKLLLSPLGWVIGRAFGRNALANSFNQIFGPDTRPSESALDDFWSLIDCHGGTRILHKLIGYLPQRRRLRERWVAAMQQGQVPLRVIDGEIDPISGAHMVERYHQLVPHADTVLLANIGHYPQIEAPVQVLKHYLAFRERISCPVSRAAYS from the coding sequence ATGCCACTCGCCGAGATTCCGCTCAGTGTCTGGCGCAAACGCAGCCAGGCACTCGACTTCCAGGGCCGCACCATCCGTTATTGGGTGGCGGGGCAGGGTGAGCCGTTGCTGTTGATCCATGGTTTCCCCACCGCCAGTTGGGACTGGCATTACCTGTGGCAACCCTTGGCCCAGCGCAACCTGGTGATTGCCTGCGACATGCTCGGTTTTGGCGACTCGGCCAAGCCGTTGGACCATGGCTACTGCCTGCTGGAACAAGCGGATCTGCAACAGGCGCTGCTGGCACATTTGCGCGTTGAGCAGCCGATACACGTGCTGGCCCACGACTACGGCGACAGCGTTGCCCAGGAATTGCTGGCTCGACACTACGAAGGCCGCTTTCACATGGCCAGTTGCGTGTTTCTCAACGGCGGGCTGTTTCCTGAAACCCATCGGCCGGCGCTGATGCAAAAACTCTTGCTCAGCCCCCTGGGATGGGTGATCGGCCGCGCCTTCGGACGCAATGCCTTGGCCAACAGTTTCAACCAGATCTTTGGGCCTGATACCCGCCCCAGTGAAAGCGCCCTGGATGATTTCTGGAGCCTGATCGACTGTCACGGCGGTACGCGCATCCTGCACAAGCTCATCGGCTACCTTCCCCAGCGGCGGCGACTGCGTGAGCGTTGGGTCGCAGCGATGCAACAGGGTCAAGTGCCGTTGCGGGTGATCGACGGCGAGATCGACCCGATCTCTGGTGCCCATATGGTGGAGCGTTACCATCAATTGGTGCCCCACGCCGACACGGTGCTGCTGGCCAATATCGGTCACTACCCGCAGATCGAAGCGCCAGTGCAGGTGCTCAAGCATTACCTGGCGTTTCGTGAGCGGATTAGTTGCCCCGTGTCGCGGGCGGCCTATTCCTGA
- a CDS encoding class II aldolase/adducin family protein, giving the protein MSLAPVPSPHLKDQVSAAEWQTRVDLAACYRLVAMHGWDDLIFTHISAKVPGTDDFLINPYGLMFHEITASSLVKVDQAGNKLMDSPYEINPAGYTIHSAIHEVRHDVTCVLHTHTAAGVAVAAQKQGVLPISQQSIFVLSSLAYHAYEGVALNPEEKVRLQADLGEKNFLMLHNHGLLTCGSTIADTFLMMFTFQRACDIQVLAQNGGAELIPIGPQILAGAKAMVAAVTQSAQGMGGALAWPALLRTLDSRDPGYKT; this is encoded by the coding sequence GTGAGCCTAGCCCCCGTTCCGTCACCGCATCTCAAAGATCAGGTCAGCGCTGCCGAGTGGCAAACCCGCGTCGACCTGGCAGCCTGTTATCGCCTGGTGGCGATGCACGGTTGGGACGACCTGATCTTCACGCACATCTCGGCCAAGGTACCCGGCACCGATGATTTCCTGATCAACCCTTATGGGCTGATGTTCCATGAGATTACCGCGTCGAGCCTGGTCAAGGTCGACCAGGCAGGCAACAAGCTGATGGACAGCCCCTACGAGATCAACCCGGCGGGCTACACCATCCACAGCGCCATCCACGAGGTGCGTCACGACGTGACCTGCGTGTTGCATACCCACACCGCCGCCGGTGTCGCGGTGGCGGCGCAGAAGCAAGGCGTGTTGCCGATCAGCCAGCAATCGATATTCGTGTTGTCGAGCCTGGCCTATCACGCCTACGAAGGGGTGGCGTTGAACCCTGAAGAAAAGGTCCGGTTGCAGGCCGATCTTGGCGAAAAAAATTTCCTGATGTTGCATAACCACGGCCTGCTGACCTGCGGCAGCACCATCGCCGACACCTTCTTGATGATGTTTACCTTCCAGCGCGCCTGCGATATTCAGGTCCTGGCACAAAACGGCGGCGCTGAATTAATACCCATCGGGCCGCAGATACTCGCCGGTGCCAAGGCGATGGTCGCGGCGGTCACCCAGAGCGCGCAAGGCATGGGGGGCGCATTGGCCTGGCCGGCGTTGCTGCGCACGTTGGACAGTCGGGACCCAGGGTATAAAACCTGA
- a CDS encoding flavodoxin has translation MKVAILSGSVYGTAEEVARHAAGILNAAGFEAWHNPRANLADVQAFAPDAFLAVTSTTGMGELPDNLQPLYSSIRDQLPAAWRGLPGAVIGLGDASYGDTFCAGGEQLRELFGELGVREVLPMLRLDASESVTPEADAEPWLAELVIALRG, from the coding sequence ATGAAAGTCGCCATCCTTTCCGGCTCGGTCTACGGCACCGCTGAAGAAGTGGCCCGCCACGCCGCCGGTATCCTCAATGCCGCCGGTTTCGAGGCCTGGCACAACCCGCGCGCCAACCTGGCGGATGTGCAGGCGTTTGCACCGGACGCCTTCCTGGCGGTGACGTCCACCACCGGCATGGGCGAGCTGCCCGACAACCTGCAGCCGTTGTATTCGAGCATCCGCGACCAACTGCCCGCCGCCTGGCGCGGTCTGCCCGGTGCGGTGATCGGCCTGGGTGACGCCAGCTATGGCGATACTTTTTGCGCCGGCGGCGAGCAACTGCGCGAGCTGTTTGGCGAACTGGGCGTGCGCGAAGTGCTGCCGATGCTGCGCCTGGACGCCAGCGAAAGCGTCACCCCGGAAGCGGACGCCGAACCGTGGCTGGCCGAATTGGTAATTGCGCTGCGCGGTTGA
- a CDS encoding PAS domain-containing protein, producing MINAKLMQLVINASNDGIVVAEREGPDKPLIYVNPAFERMTGYTLDEILYQDCRFLQSGDRDQPALMALREALESGAACREILRNYRKDGSHFWNELSVSTVYNEADRQTYFVGVQKDVTLQVKAQQRVTQLEAELTLVKAELASLKATSGSNKI from the coding sequence ATGATTAATGCCAAGCTGATGCAATTGGTGATCAACGCCTCTAACGACGGCATCGTCGTCGCCGAACGGGAAGGCCCGGACAAGCCGCTGATCTACGTCAACCCGGCATTCGAACGCATGACTGGCTACACGCTGGATGAAATCCTCTATCAGGATTGCCGCTTCCTGCAGTCGGGCGACCGCGATCAGCCAGCCCTGATGGCGCTTCGGGAGGCCCTGGAAAGTGGCGCCGCCTGCCGCGAAATCCTGCGCAATTACCGCAAGGATGGCAGCCACTTCTGGAATGAACTGTCAGTTTCAACGGTTTATAACGAGGCCGACAGGCAGACCTATTTCGTCGGCGTACAGAAGGACGTCACCTTGCAAGTCAAAGCCCAGCAGCGCGTCACCCAGCTGGAAGCTGAATTGACACTGGTAAAAGCCGAGCTGGCGTCGCTCAAAGCGACGAGCGGATCTAACAAAATTTAG
- a CDS encoding MerR family transcriptional regulator has product MPDIIAPQRETSPVSAPGSGDLFPIREVARLTGVNPVTLRAWERRYGLIQPTRTESGHRLYSRTDIDTVHRILDWIERGVAVSKVARILARGERLGEPGAASEAALAWRQWQRQLRMAISAFDDRQLDLLYGQVCCAYPLPIVFQDILMPLWQQLLRHQGRFGQASEWLFLDSFLRSRTAQRLQAAAAVPGPRVLVAAIAGECRELELLVAGLLMAAQDLAVKLLGIGQPFDELTLICEKTQPQALVLFSNRAPGSDLPQRLKRLAMTLNCPLLLAGDAADLAQENLAGSSIGCLGNEGQLMQRRLQLFLSGSLDT; this is encoded by the coding sequence ATGCCCGACATTATTGCTCCCCAGCGCGAAACCTCTCCAGTGAGTGCCCCCGGTTCCGGTGATCTTTTCCCGATTCGTGAAGTCGCTCGGCTGACCGGCGTCAACCCGGTGACCTTGCGTGCCTGGGAACGACGCTACGGCCTCATCCAGCCCACCCGCACCGAAAGCGGGCACCGGTTGTATTCGCGCACCGACATCGACACGGTGCACCGGATTCTCGATTGGATCGAACGTGGCGTGGCGGTGAGTAAAGTGGCCAGGATCCTGGCACGCGGCGAGCGGCTCGGCGAACCTGGTGCAGCTTCCGAGGCTGCGCTTGCGTGGCGCCAGTGGCAACGCCAACTGCGCATGGCAATCAGCGCATTCGATGACCGCCAGTTGGATCTGCTGTACGGCCAGGTCTGTTGCGCTTACCCGTTGCCCATCGTGTTTCAAGACATCCTCATGCCGCTCTGGCAGCAATTGTTGCGTCACCAGGGGCGTTTCGGCCAAGCCAGCGAATGGCTGTTCTTGGACAGCTTCCTGCGCTCGCGCACCGCGCAACGCCTCCAGGCGGCCGCCGCCGTACCGGGGCCGCGCGTGCTGGTGGCGGCCATTGCCGGGGAATGCCGCGAGCTGGAGTTGCTGGTCGCGGGTCTGTTGATGGCTGCGCAAGACCTTGCGGTAAAACTACTGGGCATCGGCCAGCCGTTCGATGAGTTGACACTGATTTGTGAGAAGACCCAGCCGCAAGCCCTGGTGCTGTTTTCCAATCGTGCCCCCGGCAGTGATCTGCCACAGCGGCTCAAGCGCCTGGCGATGACATTGAATTGCCCGTTGTTGCTGGCCGGCGATGCCGCGGACCTGGCGCAGGAAAACCTGGCGGGCTCGTCAATCGGGTGCCTGGGTAATGAAGGGCAACTGATGCAACGCCGCTTGCAGCTATTCCTGAGCGGTAGCCTCGACACCTGA
- a CDS encoding antibiotic biosynthesis monooxygenase — protein MSTSPVTLMVARRVAKGRYEELMAWLREGEQLATDFPGYLGSGVLAPPPHDDEFQIIFRFADEKTLHAWEFSASRSAWLGRGSELFADPSEHRVRGIDGWFGAAGARPPRWKQAVAIWLAFFPVSLLFNFVLGPLLNELELLPRVLVSTLALTPLMVYLFIPLSTHLLANWLHPTPARKVREAAA, from the coding sequence ATGTCTACCTCTCCCGTCACCCTGATGGTTGCGCGCCGCGTGGCCAAGGGTCGCTACGAAGAACTGATGGCCTGGCTGCGTGAAGGCGAGCAATTGGCCACCGACTTTCCCGGTTACCTGGGTTCGGGCGTGCTTGCACCACCGCCCCATGATGATGAATTCCAGATTATTTTCCGCTTTGCCGATGAAAAAACCCTGCATGCCTGGGAGTTTTCCGCGTCCCGCAGTGCCTGGCTGGGCCGTGGCAGCGAGTTGTTTGCCGACCCGTCCGAGCACCGTGTACGGGGCATCGATGGCTGGTTCGGCGCGGCAGGCGCACGGCCGCCACGCTGGAAGCAGGCTGTGGCGATCTGGCTGGCGTTCTTTCCGGTGTCACTGCTGTTCAACTTTGTGCTGGGCCCGTTGCTCAATGAACTGGAGTTGCTGCCCCGTGTGCTGGTCAGCACTCTGGCGCTCACGCCCTTGATGGTTTACCTGTTTATCCCGTTGTCCACCCACCTGTTGGCGAACTGGCTGCACCCAACCCCTGCGCGCAAGGTGCGTGAAGCCGCCGCTTGA
- the folM gene encoding dihydromonapterin reductase: MTATNAPILITGAGQRVGLHCAQRLLDEGHSVIFSYRSERPGVQALRERGAIGVHADFSDEAGILAFIAELNTHTQRLRAIIHNASAWVAEMPGDESRAFIDMFSVHMLAPYLINLHCSPLLQRSTPADIVHISDDVVRKGSRQHIAYCATKAGLDSLTLSFAAQFAPLIKVNGIAPAMVMFNDGDDDAYRAKVLAKSALGIEPGPEVIYQSLRYLLDNPYVTGTTLTVNGGRHIK, translated from the coding sequence ATGACTGCAACGAACGCCCCGATCCTGATCACCGGTGCCGGCCAGCGTGTCGGCCTGCATTGCGCCCAGCGCCTGCTGGACGAAGGCCACTCGGTGATTTTCAGCTACCGCAGCGAACGGCCCGGCGTGCAGGCGCTGCGCGAGCGTGGCGCGATAGGCGTCCATGCGGATTTCTCCGATGAAGCCGGAATCCTGGCGTTCATCGCTGAACTGAACACCCATACCCAACGCTTGCGCGCGATCATCCACAACGCATCGGCCTGGGTCGCTGAAATGCCTGGCGACGAAAGCCGCGCCTTCATCGACATGTTCAGCGTGCACATGCTTGCGCCGTACCTCATCAACCTGCATTGTTCACCCTTGCTGCAACGCTCGACACCGGCTGACATCGTGCACATCAGCGACGACGTCGTGCGCAAGGGCAGCCGTCAGCACATCGCGTACTGCGCCACCAAGGCCGGGCTCGACAGCCTTACGCTGTCGTTTGCCGCGCAGTTCGCGCCACTGATCAAGGTCAACGGCATCGCCCCGGCGATGGTGATGTTCAACGACGGCGATGACGACGCCTACCGCGCCAAGGTGCTCGCCAAGTCGGCCCTGGGCATCGAGCCCGGCCCCGAGGTGATCTACCAGAGCCTGCGTTACCTGCTGGACAACCCCTACGTCACCGGTACCACCCTGACCGTCAACGGCGGGCGGCATATCAAGTAA
- the folE gene encoding GTP cyclohydrolase I FolE has product MTLSLPQHYREILKGLGEDPEREGLLDTPQRAAKAMQYLCHGYGQNLEEIVNGALFASDNDEMVILKDIELYSLCEHHLLPFIGKAHVAYIPTGKVLGLSKLARIVDMFARRLQIQENLTRQIADAIQDVTQAAGVAVVIEARHMCMMMRGVEKQNSTMNTSVMLGAFRGSTTTRMEFLQLIGRSK; this is encoded by the coding sequence ATGACTTTGTCCCTGCCGCAACACTACCGCGAGATCCTCAAGGGCCTGGGTGAAGACCCGGAGCGCGAAGGCCTGCTCGACACCCCCCAGCGCGCCGCCAAGGCCATGCAGTACCTGTGTCATGGCTACGGGCAGAACCTGGAAGAGATCGTCAACGGCGCGCTGTTCGCCTCCGACAATGACGAGATGGTGATCCTCAAGGACATCGAGCTCTACTCGCTGTGCGAGCACCACCTGCTGCCCTTTATCGGCAAGGCCCATGTGGCCTATATTCCGACCGGCAAGGTACTGGGCCTGTCGAAACTGGCGCGCATCGTCGACATGTTCGCCCGGCGCCTGCAGATCCAGGAAAACCTCACGCGGCAAATCGCCGACGCCATCCAGGACGTGACCCAGGCCGCCGGCGTGGCCGTGGTGATCGAAGCCAGGCACATGTGCATGATGATGCGCGGCGTAGAAAAACAGAATTCAACCATGAACACCTCCGTGATGCTCGGCGCGTTCCGCGGGTCGACCACCACGCGCATGGAGTTCCTGCAACTGATCGGACGGAGCAAGTAG
- the folX gene encoding dihydroneopterin triphosphate 2'-epimerase, translating to MPQLQPGMARIRVKDLCLRTYIGINEDEILNKQDVLINLTILYAAQEAVRDNDIDHALNYRTITKAIIAHVEGNRFALLERLTQELLDLVMGNDSVLYAEVEVDKPHALRFAESVSITLAASR from the coding sequence ATGCCACAACTTCAACCAGGCATGGCACGCATCCGGGTCAAGGACCTGTGCCTGCGCACCTATATCGGCATCAACGAGGATGAAATCCTCAACAAGCAGGATGTGCTGATCAACCTGACCATCCTGTATGCCGCCCAGGAAGCCGTGCGCGACAACGACATCGACCACGCGCTGAACTACCGCACCATCACCAAGGCGATCATCGCCCATGTCGAAGGCAACCGCTTTGCCCTGCTGGAGCGCCTGACCCAGGAACTGCTGGACCTGGTGATGGGCAACGACTCGGTGCTGTACGCCGAGGTCGAAGTGGACAAGCCCCATGCGCTGCGCTTTGCCGAATCGGTGTCGATTACCCTGGCGGCCAGCCGCTAA
- a CDS encoding DUF1244 domain-containing protein — protein sequence MNDQQRLELEAAAFRRLVAHLDSRKDVQNIDLMNLSGFCRNCLSKWYKAEADERQIELSLDDAREVVYGMPYAEWKAQYQKEASADQQAAFAKGKTHD from the coding sequence ATGAACGATCAACAACGCCTCGAACTCGAAGCCGCCGCCTTCCGCCGGCTGGTAGCCCATCTGGACAGCCGCAAGGATGTGCAGAACATTGACCTGATGAACCTCTCGGGCTTCTGCCGCAACTGCTTGTCCAAGTGGTACAAGGCCGAAGCCGATGAGCGCCAGATCGAGCTGAGCCTCGATGACGCACGCGAAGTGGTGTACGGCATGCCCTACGCCGAGTGGAAAGCCCAGTACCAGAAAGAAGCCAGCGCCGACCAGCAGGCGGCGTTCGCCAAAGGAAAAACCCATGACTGA
- a CDS encoding HopJ type III effector protein: MTDLNTLRASLDSGEHVFADTLAFVAAGYDYQPQAFTNGDVENAAGQNEGSCKTLGLALLEGLSDQQALLAFGEHYRSVVATPEGSDHGNIRALIAHGLAGVKFTAPPLTRR, translated from the coding sequence ATGACTGATTTGAACACCCTGCGCGCCAGCCTCGACAGCGGCGAACATGTTTTTGCCGATACCCTGGCCTTTGTTGCCGCCGGCTACGACTACCAGCCGCAAGCCTTCACCAACGGCGATGTTGAAAACGCTGCCGGGCAGAATGAAGGTTCGTGCAAGACCCTGGGGTTGGCACTGCTGGAAGGGTTGAGCGACCAGCAAGCGCTGCTGGCGTTCGGTGAGCATTACCGTTCGGTGGTGGCCACGCCTGAGGGCAGTGACCATGGGAATATCCGGGCGTTGATTGCTCATGGTTTGGCGGGTGTGAAATTTACTGCGCCACCCCTGACCCGCCGCTGA